The segment GGACTCGATGCTCAACCAGCGTCTCTACATACGGCGGACGCTCGTGCAGGCGCTCATCGCCACGTCGGTTCTCGTCACCCTCTGCGGCGGGGTGGCAATGGGCCTCGGTGTGGCACTCGTGGGCCGTCCCGTAAGCCAGCTCATCGCTCAAGCGAGGAGCATCGGCCGCGGCGATCTTTCTCGCCGACTCGAGCTTCGGCAACGAGACGAAATCGGCGAGCTGGCCCGAGAGATGAACAGCATGAGCGAACTTCTGGATCGCGCGAACCGAACCGCCGCCGAGGAAGCGTCGGCTCGGATCACCGCCATCGAACAACTCCGCCACGCCGACCGTCTTTCGACGGTGGGACGCCTCGCCGCCGGCATCGCCCACGAGCTCGGAACCCCGCTCAACGTCGTAATGGGGCGCGCGCAGCTCATCCTCCGTGCCCATTCGACCGAGCGTGGCACGTTCGACAACGCGACAATCATTATCGAGCAGGCCAGACGGATGACGGCCATCATCCGTCAGCTGCTCGATTTCGCCCGACGCGGGGAATCCAGGAAGACACTCGAGCGAATCGTGACGATCGCCCGACAAACGGCCGGCATGCTGCAATCGATCGCCGCGAAGTCCGCGGTTTCTTTACTGGTCGACGGCGACGAGGCCCTGATGGCCGACGTCGACGGAGGACAGATTCAACAGGCGATTACCAACCTCGCAATGAACGGGATTCAGGCGATGCCCACAGGCGGGAGGCTGACGATCTCGGTGACGAGGCGCACGACGCCCGGGTCGCCCCCGGACCGTGAGGGCAACTACGTCTGCATTCTGATCCGGGACGAGGGCAGCGGGATGCCGGCGGACGTTCGTGAGCGCATCTTCGAGCCTTTCTTCACGACCAAAGAATCCGGCGAGGGCACGGGTTTGGGCCTGTCGGTAACCTATGGCATCGTTCAGGAGCATGGTGGCTACATCGACGTCGAAAGCGAGCCAGGGCGCGGAAGCTGTTTTTCCGTCTTTCTCCCGGAGCACCGCGCTTGAGTGAGCGTGTGCTCGTCGTAGACGATGACGCGAGCATGACGGAAATGCTCGTCGCTGGCCTGCAGCAAATGGGTCTCGAGGTCGAGGCCTGTGATTCGGGTGAACGAGCCTTCGTTCGGCTCGAGCACTCGGATTTCGATGTCGTCGTCACCGATCTGAACATGCGCAACGTCGATGGGATCGAGCTTTGCGAGCGTATCGTGGCCAATCGACCCGACGTTCCCGTGGTCGTGATCACGGCGTTCGGCAGTGTGGACACCGCCGTCTCCGCCATGCGCGCCGGTGCCTACGATTTCATCCCCAAGCCGTTCGAGCTCGAAGTGCTCGGCATCGCCATCCGGCGGGCCATTCAGCACCATGCCCTGAGAGATGAGGTCAAAAGGCTTCGCGAAGAGCTTCGTTTGGAGCACCCTCACGAGGAGCTCTTCGGCAACTCCACCGCCATGCGGAAGCTCAACGATCTGATCGACCGGGTCGCGGGCGCAAGCGCCACGGCGCTCGTCACCGGGGAGAGCGGAACCGGTAAGGAGCGTGTCGCCCGGGCGCTTCACCAACGATCTCCGTCTCGACGAGAAGGACCGTTCGTGGCGATCGACTGCGCCGCGCTACCCGAGAATCTCCTCGAGAGCGAGCTCTTCGGCCATCACAGCGGCGCTTTCACCGATGCGCGAACGTCTCGCTCGGGACTGTTCGAGCAAGCGAATGCGGGGACGCTCTTCCTCGATGAAATCGGGGAGCTGCCCCTCTCCCTTCAGCCCAAGCTTCTGCGCGCCATTCAGGAGCGCAAGATCCGTCCGCTCGGCGCGAATCGCGAAGTGGCATTCGACGCCCGGATCGTTGCTGCGACCAACCGCGATCTCGACACCGAAGTGAAAGAGGGCCGTTTCCGCGAGGAGCTGTACTATCGAATCAACGTCATTCAGATCGCCGTTCCTCCGCTCCGAGCGCGCGGAAGCGATGTTCTCGCCCTCGCCCAGCGTTTCATCACGAGCTTCGCGACCGCTTCGAATAAGCGGGTTCACGGGCTTTCTCCAGCCGTTGCCGAAAGGCTCCTGGCCTACTCATGGCCCGGGAACGTCAGGGAGCTCGAAAATTGTATGGAACGAGCGGTAGCGGTGGCCCGCTTCGAGG is part of the Vicinamibacteria bacterium genome and harbors:
- a CDS encoding HAMP domain-containing sensor histidine kinase, encoding MKLARKLTLALIFGILIVLAGNSAIRVRREIALFENDSRRDSLLIGRMLAGSVARIWPTVGWQQALELVEDANQRESTVRIRWIWLDVPPGQPGGPDVPPPRGDVGQPSDSPFVRVASDGEDPGALYTYVPVAVPGERVGAIEVRDSMLNQRLYIRRTLVQALIATSVLVTLCGGVAMGLGVALVGRPVSQLIAQARSIGRGDLSRRLELRQRDEIGELAREMNSMSELLDRANRTAAEEASARITAIEQLRHADRLSTVGRLAAGIAHELGTPLNVVMGRAQLILRAHSTERGTFDNATIIIEQARRMTAIIRQLLDFARRGESRKTLERIVTIARQTAGMLQSIAAKSAVSLLVDGDEALMADVDGGQIQQAITNLAMNGIQAMPTGGRLTISVTRRTTPGSPPDREGNYVCILIRDEGSGMPADVRERIFEPFFTTKESGEGTGLGLSVTYGIVQEHGGYIDVESEPGRGSCFSVFLPEHRA
- a CDS encoding sigma-54 dependent transcriptional regulator, whose translation is MSERVLVVDDDASMTEMLVAGLQQMGLEVEACDSGERAFVRLEHSDFDVVVTDLNMRNVDGIELCERIVANRPDVPVVVITAFGSVDTAVSAMRAGAYDFIPKPFELEVLGIAIRRAIQHHALRDEVKRLREELRLEHPHEELFGNSTAMRKLNDLIDRVAGASATALVTGESGTGKERVARALHQRSPSRREGPFVAIDCAALPENLLESELFGHHSGAFTDARTSRSGLFEQANAGTLFLDEIGELPLSLQPKLLRAIQERKIRPLGANREVAFDARIVAATNRDLDTEVKEGRFREELYYRINVIQIAVPPLRARGSDVLALAQRFITSFATASNKRVHGLSPAVAERLLAYSWPGNVRELENCMERAVAVARFEDIRVEDLTERVRSYRSSPVLDESHNPADLLTMEEVERRYIQHALEMFGGNKARAARALGLDRRTLYRKLRQYGNTK